A region from the Acyrthosiphon pisum isolate AL4f chromosome A1, pea_aphid_22Mar2018_4r6ur, whole genome shotgun sequence genome encodes:
- the LOC107884321 gene encoding uncharacterized protein LOC107884321 yields the protein MNNQNDGEDHVQMLTDVCQNVCTFIKTITMNNMSNVDKLNTFEIKINDLQCICSELKTKLEQIDEQRDGNPSDLLKKSKQTTLMLRPQKEKVKMDITTLSSPTPKISVLNSSSLFSPEILNLRNYTTNDNTICETNIIHNTELNDSTNISSKTIISHSQTEKHDHSNDETNCSPVNISMSVLNNATTLKKQIKIPNGNLLDSFDIIPGLNDKKNDLPNYKFKEDPVRKHNERKLLNGWDCKDCCKFYEENNDNPIDAKNAMNHFSRHRSHKHQHHPPTPPGFWDPM from the exons atgaataatcaaaATGATGGTGAGGATCATGTACAAATGTTAACAGATGTTTGCcaaaatgtttgtacatttatcaaaacaataacaatgaataaCATGTCAAATGTTGATAAGTTAAATacctttgaaataaaaattaatgatttgcaATGTATTTGTTctgaattaaaaactaaattagaaCAAATTGATGAACAA CGTGATGGAAATCCTTCTGATTTATTAAAGAAATCTAAACAAACCACATTAATGCTTCGACCACAAAAAGAAAAGGTGAAGATGGATATTACTACTCTCAGCAGTCCTACACCTAAAATATCAGTATTAAATTCTTCTAGTTTGTTTAGTCCCGAGATATTAAATTTGAGAAATTATACAactaatgataatacaatatgtgaaactaatataattcataatacagaACTAAATGATTCGACTAATATTTCTTcaa aaaCAATTATTTCACATAGTCAAACTGAAAAACATGATCATTCAAATGATGAAACCAATTGTAGCCCAGTAAATATATCAATGAGTGTTTTAAATAATGCAACAACACTTAAAAAGCAAATCAAAATTCCTAATGGaaatttattagatagttttgatattattccTGGTTTGAATGATAAGAAAAATGACTTAcccaattacaaatttaaagaaGATCCTGTCAGAAAACATAATGAACGAAAGTTGTTAAATGGTTGGGATTGTAAAGACTGTTGCAAATTTTATgaagaaaataatgataatccTATAGATGCAAAAAATGCCATGAATCACTTTTCAAGACATCGTTCTCATAAACATCAACATCACCCTCCAACACCACCAGGATTTTGGGATCCAATGTAA